A part of Carassius carassius chromosome 32, fCarCar2.1, whole genome shotgun sequence genomic DNA contains:
- the cln8 gene encoding protein CLN8: protein MSSQPDNSALSSGHNMEYSSQDIQLKIIGLGFFFYAFIFLLSHILSSLLFHTYRSLSAKEMVFWDLAATRAVFGIQSMVAGLRALMEESAVYSDKILGQENWSWFNVLTATGFFLFENVALHASNVAFWSFDLPLAMHHFFALAGFVGAVVWNWLGHFLPMVTLLLEMSTPFTCISWMLLKAGWSKTFFWKANQWMMIHMFHCRMVVSYYMWWVSWNHWEEMNTHIPLVQRLLFFIGLFLLTFFLNPIWTHKKTLQLLNPVDWNFDNKPAAENGPIQDQARHKPHAS, encoded by the exons ATGTCCTCCCAGCCAGATAATTCAGCACTGTCCTCAGGTCACAACATGGAGTACTCCTCCCAGGACATTCAGCTGAAAATCATCGGCCTGGGCTTCTTCTTCTACGCCTTTATcttcctcctctctcacatccTATCTAGCCTGCTGTTTCACACCTACCGCTCACTGTCAGCCAAAGAAATG GTCTTCTGGGATTTGGCTGCGACAAGGGCTGTGTTTGGAATCCAGAGCATGGTGGCAGGGCTTCGGGCGCTTATGGAGGAATCTGCCGTCTACTCTGATAAGATTCTCGGGCAGGAGAACTGGTCATGGTTCAACGTGCTGACTGCTACAGGCTTCTTCCTGTTTGAAAATGTGGCCCTTCATGCATCCAACGTGGCATTCTGGTCTTTCGACCTGCCGTTGGCCATGCATCACTTCTTCGCCCTTGCAGGGTTTGTCGGTGCAGTTGTGTGGAACTGGCTGGGTCATTTCCTCCCTATGGTGACTTTGCTGCTGGAGATGAGCACACCTTTCACCTGCATCTCCTGGATGCTTCTTAAG GCGGGATGGTCTAAGACTTTCTTCTGGAAAGCTAATCAGTGGATGATGATTCACATGTTCCACTGCCGCATGGTTGTGTCCTACTACATGTGGTGGGTGAGTTGGAATCATTGGGAGGAGATGAATACCCACATCCCATTGGTTCAGAGACTGCTGTTCTTCATAGGCCTCTTCCTGCTCACCTTCTTCCTCAACCCCATTTGGACACATAAGAAAACCCTGCAGCTTCTTAATCCTGTGGACTGGAACTTTGACAATAAACCTGCAGCAGAGAACGGACCAATCCAAGACCAGGCTCGACACAAGCCCCATGCCAGCTGA